A region from the uncultured Macellibacteroides sp. genome encodes:
- a CDS encoding RagB/SusD family nutrient uptake outer membrane protein, translating to MKLIKYALLAFGLTAFSSCSDYLDKQPDDMLTLEMVFNDKTRTEDWLAGCYSSIPDPLWGGAYGNGQNGLGPLGDDAAPSTGWEKFGWNIIAKQTGNWSPNSGDGHGYWALLPKRIRTALIFIENVKPNPAQLILEADVENMKNEARFLIAYYNTLLVEIYGPVPFNPNKLLTGESTSEEIMAGQTPYDQIVDWIDKELVDLSKKLPASYTDKKKYGRATSIMCLAVRARLLLFAASPLVNGNPDYKGHVNFKGEELFNSTYDPQKWVRAANACKELIDAAQAAGHGLYYEYNPDGSIDPFLSYQNMQFKKSTEGNKEILFARPDCDYGSINRHATPRGCAGNGGYGVTQSLVDAFFMENGLPPILGYNADGSPIINQASGYKEKGFSEAPEIRKTQWIESQGDGKVTLEGTYNMYTHREPRFYVSVLYNRAWYRSENRTTRFMIGEWDGGPTHDAPQNGYLMRKSVHPDHEARNNVFPYYPGILYRMGEAYLNYAEALNEAKPGDPDILKYLNLIRERAGVPQYGSGQGMIAAPSNQNDMRVAIHRERRVELNCENIIRYFDIRRWKEGEKCLNGPFYGMNFMGEKVSDDDSDPKAFFTRKVYQRRVFEKKQYWFPVPQWEMDKNPNLVQNPFWK from the coding sequence ATGAAACTTATTAAATATGCATTATTAGCCTTTGGGCTTACAGCATTCAGCTCCTGTTCTGACTATTTGGATAAACAGCCTGATGATATGCTTACCCTCGAAATGGTTTTCAACGACAAAACAAGAACAGAAGATTGGTTAGCCGGCTGTTATTCAAGTATACCAGACCCGTTATGGGGCGGAGCATACGGTAACGGACAGAATGGATTAGGTCCGTTAGGCGACGATGCCGCTCCTTCAACTGGATGGGAAAAATTTGGTTGGAATATTATTGCCAAACAAACCGGTAACTGGAGTCCTAATTCAGGAGATGGCCATGGTTATTGGGCTTTGCTTCCAAAGCGAATCCGTACTGCTCTTATTTTTATAGAAAATGTAAAGCCTAATCCAGCTCAACTTATACTTGAAGCGGATGTGGAAAACATGAAAAATGAAGCTCGTTTCTTAATTGCCTACTATAACACTCTTTTGGTGGAAATTTACGGACCAGTTCCATTTAATCCAAACAAGCTGCTTACCGGAGAAAGTACTTCCGAAGAAATTATGGCAGGTCAGACTCCCTATGATCAGATAGTAGATTGGATTGATAAGGAGCTAGTAGACTTGTCTAAAAAACTACCTGCCTCGTATACTGATAAAAAGAAGTATGGCCGCGCCACTTCCATTATGTGTTTGGCAGTAAGAGCCCGTTTATTACTGTTTGCCGCAAGTCCGTTGGTTAATGGAAATCCAGATTACAAAGGGCATGTAAACTTCAAAGGCGAAGAGCTCTTTAATTCAACCTACGATCCTCAGAAATGGGTAAGAGCGGCTAACGCCTGCAAGGAACTTATCGACGCAGCCCAGGCTGCAGGACATGGATTATATTATGAATACAATCCCGACGGCAGCATCGATCCATTCTTGTCATACCAAAATATGCAATTCAAAAAGTCAACCGAAGGCAACAAGGAAATTCTGTTTGCCCGTCCGGATTGCGACTATGGATCAATAAACAGACACGCAACACCGAGAGGTTGCGCCGGTAACGGTGGATACGGAGTTACCCAATCATTGGTAGACGCCTTCTTTATGGAAAATGGCTTGCCTCCAATTTTAGGATACAATGCAGACGGCAGTCCAATTATTAACCAGGCTTCCGGTTACAAAGAAAAGGGATTCTCCGAAGCACCCGAAATCCGTAAAACACAATGGATCGAATCTCAAGGAGACGGTAAGGTCACATTGGAAGGTACCTATAACATGTACACGCACAGAGAGCCACGTTTTTATGTTTCCGTGTTGTACAACCGTGCCTGGTATCGTTCAGAAAACAGAACAACCCGTTTCATGATTGGAGAATGGGACGGTGGACCAACACACGATGCTCCGCAAAATGGCTATTTGATGAGAAAATCAGTTCATCCTGATCATGAAGCACGTAACAACGTATTCCCTTACTACCCGGGCATCCTGTACCGTATGGGTGAAGCTTATCTGAACTATGCGGAAGCATTAAACGAAGCCAAACCAGGCGATCCTGATATCCTTAAATATTTGAATCTCATCAGAGAAAGAGCTGGTGTTCCTCAATATGGTTCTGGTCAGGGAATGATTGCAGCTCCTTCCAATCAAAATGATATGCGCGTAGCCATTCATCGAGAACGTCGCGTTGAATTAAACTGCGAGAACATTATCCGTTACTTTGATATCCGCCGTTGGAAAGAAGGCGAAAAGTGTCTGAACGGACCATTCTACGGAATGAACTTTATGGGCGAAAAAGTAAGCGACGACGATAGCGATCCTAAAGCTTTCTTTACCCGTAAGGTATATCAACGCCGTGTATTCGAAAAGAAACAATACTGGTTCCCGGTTCCGCAATGGGAAATGGATAAGAACCCCAATCTGGTTCAGAATCCGTTCTGGAAATAA
- a CDS encoding glycoside hydrolase family 88 protein produces MNKKTVALLFFLPFQLLFAQDAMLTDFPKGFTPQEVGKRLAYRFTESKHMLHGGKWISYPETFNWNGSLKFAAVTNNKELGKLLQDKFEPLFTTEKELLPIKNHVDLNMFGSLPLELYRITKEKRYLDLGISYADTQWQVPENAKPEEKAWAEKGYTWQTRMWIDDMYMITIVQTQAYKVTGDRKYLDRAAKEMVLYLEELQRPNGLFYHAPDVPFYWGRGNGWMAAGMAELLRCLPKDHKDRPRILTGYRTMMSSLKKFQMPNGLWNQLIDEPDCWAETSGSAMFTFAFITGVKHGWLDAKEYAPAARKAWMALVSYINENGDVTEVCVGTNKKNDKQYYYDRPRRIGDFHGQAPYLWCTVALLEK; encoded by the coding sequence ATAAATAAGAAAACAGTTGCATTATTATTTTTTTTACCTTTCCAGTTGTTGTTTGCGCAGGATGCGATGCTGACAGACTTTCCCAAAGGATTTACGCCCCAAGAAGTAGGAAAGCGGCTGGCGTACCGTTTTACGGAAAGTAAGCACATGCTTCACGGGGGTAAATGGATTAGCTATCCGGAAACTTTTAACTGGAACGGGTCTCTTAAATTTGCCGCGGTAACAAATAATAAGGAACTTGGTAAATTGTTGCAAGACAAGTTTGAGCCTTTGTTTACAACAGAAAAAGAGCTGTTGCCTATAAAGAATCATGTCGATCTGAATATGTTTGGAAGTTTACCATTGGAGCTTTATCGGATAACAAAAGAGAAGAGATACCTCGATCTTGGGATATCGTATGCAGATACTCAGTGGCAAGTTCCAGAAAATGCGAAACCGGAAGAAAAAGCCTGGGCTGAAAAAGGATATACCTGGCAAACGCGTATGTGGATTGACGACATGTATATGATTACCATTGTGCAGACGCAAGCCTATAAAGTGACAGGCGATCGTAAATACCTGGATCGTGCGGCTAAGGAAATGGTGCTTTATCTGGAAGAACTGCAACGGCCAAACGGATTGTTCTATCATGCGCCGGATGTTCCTTTCTATTGGGGACGCGGAAATGGTTGGATGGCTGCTGGGATGGCAGAATTACTTCGTTGTTTACCAAAAGACCATAAGGATCGTCCTCGTATACTGACAGGTTACCGTACAATGATGAGTAGCCTTAAAAAATTTCAGATGCCCAACGGTTTGTGGAATCAGTTGATTGACGAACCGGATTGCTGGGCTGAAACTTCCGGATCTGCCATGTTTACTTTTGCCTTTATCACGGGTGTAAAGCATGGATGGCTGGATGCGAAGGAATATGCACCGGCTGCCCGAAAGGCCTGGATGGCGTTGGTTTCATACATCAATGAAAATGGCGACGTAACGGAGGTTTGTGTTGGAACTAACAAGAAGAACGACAAACAGTACTATTATGATCGACCGCGCCGTATAGGTGACTTTCATGGACAAGCCCCTTATCTTTGGTGCACTGTTGCCTTATTAGAAAAATAA
- a CDS encoding RagB/SusD family nutrient uptake outer membrane protein, producing MKLITHKLNRICLAIVMGSLMLFSSCEEEFLKPEPLSFYEPGATFSTETGLMSAMAICDRHLKLYWATDHNEMLSLGTEYIFSDLMVASATDKRNMLCDVANMLTPTSETTQQNLDRTNSIWFFWEESYKGIMYANTVIQFVDNVESLDDATKNAYKGRAYFHRAFRYMSLVFQFGDVPLVTKVLEVPKQNYRSTKRDAILQMITKDMEFAVQWVPDQKNMSMIGMVNKGACRMLLAKCYLAMGEYAKAKEQTDILIDQSGFSLMQNNFGTFNDGGEPQTWKITRNVIWDLHRAENKLISANKEVIMGMPNRGSDQESFVKMLTMRILYPMFFDGRVKTKDGKQAMLNLKRNHADYNPKYDYMRAFGRGIATFRPTYFYTNALWNVNGVVDNADLRHNSEVGNWMRMDSFYVNNKASSEFGKYIKLYNPSNGTLLCSDTIRRWFDFPHYKLYLDDPMNEANIGGSDGNRGATNGGIADWYLYRLAEAYLLRAEAKYYMNENDATIKDDLNVLRQRAKCAELYKGAVTIGDIMNERARELFWEEWRNVELTRVSLCLARSGKPDEWGNIYTLDNFDKQSGVDPAGGSYWYQRIFHYSMYNKGAVQIDATGNSNPNYTMDKKNLYWPIPYAAITANNKGILSQNYGYEGYDPATPKWDNWEDAVADEDKTTN from the coding sequence ATGAAATTGATAACTCATAAATTGAATCGTATATGCCTCGCCATAGTCATGGGCAGCTTAATGTTGTTTAGCAGCTGCGAAGAGGAATTTTTGAAGCCCGAACCTCTGTCGTTTTACGAACCGGGGGCCACATTCAGTACCGAAACGGGCTTGATGTCGGCCATGGCGATATGTGACCGTCACCTTAAACTGTATTGGGCGACCGATCATAACGAAATGCTTTCCCTTGGAACGGAGTATATCTTTTCCGATTTGATGGTTGCCAGTGCGACCGACAAGCGAAATATGCTCTGCGATGTGGCCAATATGCTCACGCCTACAAGTGAAACTACGCAGCAAAATCTTGACAGGACAAACAGTATCTGGTTTTTTTGGGAAGAATCTTATAAAGGGATCATGTATGCTAATACTGTTATTCAGTTTGTGGATAATGTTGAGAGCTTAGATGATGCTACAAAAAACGCCTATAAAGGAAGGGCTTATTTTCATCGTGCCTTCCGTTATATGTCTTTGGTGTTTCAATTTGGTGATGTGCCTCTTGTAACCAAGGTGCTGGAGGTTCCTAAGCAGAATTACCGCAGCACAAAGCGTGATGCTATTCTGCAAATGATTACCAAGGATATGGAGTTTGCTGTGCAATGGGTGCCCGATCAAAAAAACATGAGTATGATTGGTATGGTGAACAAGGGTGCGTGTCGCATGTTGTTGGCCAAGTGTTATCTGGCCATGGGCGAGTATGCCAAAGCCAAAGAGCAAACTGATATCTTGATTGATCAGTCGGGCTTTTCGCTCATGCAAAATAACTTTGGTACATTTAATGACGGTGGAGAGCCGCAGACATGGAAGATTACCCGTAATGTGATCTGGGATTTACATCGAGCCGAGAACAAGCTTATCTCTGCCAATAAGGAGGTTATCATGGGTATGCCAAATCGTGGTTCGGATCAGGAGTCCTTTGTTAAAATGCTTACAATGCGTATTTTGTATCCTATGTTTTTCGATGGTAGGGTAAAAACGAAGGATGGTAAACAGGCTATGCTGAATTTAAAGCGGAACCATGCCGATTATAATCCGAAGTATGATTATATGAGGGCATTTGGACGTGGTATTGCAACATTCCGTCCTACTTATTTTTATACCAATGCTTTGTGGAATGTGAATGGTGTGGTGGATAACGCTGACTTGCGCCACAATTCGGAAGTGGGTAACTGGATGCGTATGGATTCTTTCTATGTAAATAACAAAGCATCATCGGAATTTGGTAAGTACATCAAACTGTATAATCCTTCAAACGGTACGCTGTTGTGTAGCGACACCATTCGCCGATGGTTCGATTTCCCCCATTACAAATTGTATTTGGATGACCCTATGAATGAAGCGAACATAGGAGGTTCCGATGGTAACAGAGGTGCAACGAACGGCGGTATTGCCGATTGGTATCTTTATCGTTTGGCGGAAGCGTATCTTCTTCGGGCAGAGGCCAAATATTACATGAATGAGAACGATGCTACAATTAAGGATGATTTGAATGTACTGAGACAGAGGGCAAAATGTGCCGAGTTGTATAAAGGGGCTGTTACCATTGGAGACATTATGAATGAGCGTGCCCGTGAATTGTTTTGGGAAGAATGGCGTAATGTGGAACTGACTCGTGTGTCGCTTTGTCTTGCACGTAGTGGTAAACCCGACGAATGGGGGAACATTTATACCCTTGATAACTTCGACAAGCAAAGCGGGGTTGATCCAGCGGGGGGAAGTTATTGGTATCAACGCATTTTTCACTACAGCATGTATAACAAGGGTGCTGTGCAGATTGATGCTACCGGTAACAGTAATCCCAATTATACCATGGACAAAAAGAATCTTTATTGGCCAATTCCTTATGCGGCAATTACGGCTAACAACAAAGGTATACTGAGTCAGAACTATGGTTATGAAGGGTACGACCCGGCTACTCCTAAATGGGATAATTGGGAAGATGCGGTTGCTGATGAAGATAAAACGACAAATTGA